A region of Solea solea chromosome 7, fSolSol10.1, whole genome shotgun sequence DNA encodes the following proteins:
- the LOC131463153 gene encoding gap junction delta-2 protein, whose product MGDWTILGRFLSEVQNHSTVIGKIWLTMLLIFRILLVALVGDAVYSDEQSKFTCNTRQPGCSNVCYDTFAPVSHLRFWVFQIVLVSTPSIFYIVFVLHKIAKDERQADQSAHVLAQRPPRQTGGHMGKDGIVSAGMPTYCPHYIEDWDMRDSDGIEESFLPEECGELEEDPTQQSNQVLLIYILHVLLRSVMEITFLVGQYFLFGFEVPHLYRCQTYPCPTRTDCFVSRATEKTIFLNFMFSISLGCFVLNIAELHYLGWVHIFRVLHSTCLTCCSQDREMVRLYSNHNPLLLHFRHSLRGQLVLQTPAAMVPEKSVGRLTHAPAISFETDSTVECISKRNPESRDKVKVKLANMTRMGRIKSWL is encoded by the coding sequence ATGGGTGACTGGACCATACTTGGTCGCTTCCTGTCGGAGGTTCAGAATCACTCTACAGTGATAGGCAAGATCTGGCTCACCATGCTGCTCATTTTCCGTATCCTGCTGGTGGCATTGGTGGGTGACGCTGTCTACAGCGACGAGCAGTCAAAGTTCACCTGTAACACGCGGCAGCCCGGCTGTAGCAACGTCTGCTATGACACATTTGCTCCTGTTTCACATCTGCGGTTCTGGGTCTTCCAAATTGTGCTGGTCTCCACCCCTTCTATTTTTTACATAGTTTTTGTTCTGCATAAAATCGCCAAGGATGAGAGGCAAGCTGACCAAAGCGCACATGTGTTAGCACAGAGGCCCcccagacagacaggtggacaCATGGGAAAGGATGGCATAGTGAGTGCTGGGATGCCCACTTACTGTCCACATTACATAGAGGATTGGGACATGAGGGATAGCGATGGAATAGAAGAAAGCTTTCTGCCAGAGGAGTGTGGCGAATTAGAGGAGGACCCAACCCAGCAGTCCAACCAAGTTCTACTCATCTACATTCTTCACGTGTTACTACGATCTGTCATGGAGATTACCTTCTTGGTGGGCCagtacttcctgtttggttttGAGGTGCCTCACCTGTACCGCTGTCAGACCTACCCTTGCCCTACCCGTACAGACTGTTTTGTGTCACGTGCCACGGAGAAGACCATCTTCCTGAACTTCATGTTCAGCATCAGCCTGGGCTGCTTTGTGCTCAACATCGCAGAGCTCCACTACCTTGGCTGGGTCCACATTTTCCGCGTCCTCCACTCAACTTGCTTGACTTGCTGCAGTCAGGACAGGGAAATGGTCAGACTGTACTCAAACCACAACCCTCTCCTTCTGCATTTCAGGCATTCTCTGAGGGGCCAGCTTGTTCTGCAGACCCCAGCAGCCATGGTCCCAGAGAAGTCAGTAGGTCGGCTTACACATGCCCCAGCTATCTCCTTTGAGACAGACTCCACTGTGGAATGCATCTCCAAGAGAAATCCAGAGAGCAGAGACAAAGTGAAGGTCAAGTTGGCCAACATGACCAGAATGGGACGTATTAAGTCTTGGTTATGA